The sequence CCAATGATTTGAATTTAAAAGTGCAAGCAGAACCAGAAATCGCCTTGGAATGCGATGTCAAATACGATGAAAAAAATTTCGTCTCAAAGCTTGTGCCTAATTTCTTCATGGCGTTTAACGACACTTCTGTGCGCAATCTAGACGCCAAAAAACTCTCACAAAAAAAGAATTTTTCATCAGCTTCTAAAGGTATTGGGCAAAAATTACCCATTGATAGGTTTGTTTATGGAGGGGTGTGTAACAACTTTTCTATCGCATCGTTTTTAAAATACAATAATGTTTGGCACATTTATGGGGAAAACAGCAAATTGCTCAAATACGAGTTTTTTTACCAAAAGCTTTTAGATTGGATCAAAGACAGATTAAACTACCAACAAGACAGCGACTCTTTAGAAGCTTTAAGACCTTTTTTAGAGTGCCATCATTTCCCCACTAAAATCGTGGTGGCGATTGGGGCTACCCCTTATATGCCTTTTGC comes from Helicobacter acinonychis and encodes:
- a CDS encoding DUF5718 family protein gives rise to the protein MQEFLGFGVVGNFAGHLEQAGESHSFINMKSEEKDAPKGLFPFYIPYENCYLGRCCIDNHKIILPNDLNLKVQAEPEIALECDVKYDEKNFVSKLVPNFFMAFNDTSVRNLDAKKLSQKKNFSSASKGIGQKLPIDRFVYGGVCNNFSIASFLKYNNVWHIYGENSKLLKYEFFYQKLLDWIKDRLNYQQDSDSLEALRPFLECHHFPTKIVVAIGATPYMPFAQEHFLQKGDEVVIIAYNHLQYSFEKIQSLLEENALQTKEHANLSYVYQIVE